Proteins from a single region of Gossypium arboreum isolate Shixiya-1 chromosome 1, ASM2569848v2, whole genome shotgun sequence:
- the LOC128280468 gene encoding uncharacterized protein LOC128280468: MESTALNGRMERWQILLSEFDIVYVSQKAIKRSAVADFLASRVLEDYEPLNFDFPNEELMCIAATEDSPWKLNFDGPSNAAGNGIGAVLVSPNGDHYPFTCKLDFDCTNNMAEYEACIMGLQAAIERGIKTLEVYGDSALMADALATLASMIKANKEEEMRPIQMSVYKFPASCCNLKEKEKGDNPWYQDILRYVRDRKYPKTASENDKRTPRRLACDYVLTGCYRQEKERPSTFEMCRSCGSQANSRRGP; the protein is encoded by the exons atggaatcaacgGCTCTAAATGGTAGAATGGagagatggcaaattttgctttcagagttcgatatagtctatgtaaGTCAAAAGGCTATCAAAAGAAGTGCGGTGGCAGATTTCTTGGCCAGTAGAGTTTtggaggattatgagccattgaattttgattttccaaatgaggagctaATGTGTATAGCAGCAACTGAAGATTCGCCatggaagctaaattttgatgggcCTTCCAATGCAGCTGGAAATGggattggggcagtcttggtatccccgaatggcgACCATTACCCGTTCACGTGTAAGTTGGATTTTGACTGTACAAATAATATGGctgaatacgaagcatgcatcatggggctCCAAGCGGCCATAGAAAGAGGCATAAAAACcctggaagtatatggagattctgcgtta atggcagatgctttagcgaCCTTGGCTTCGATGATTAAGGCAAAcaaagaggaagagatgagaccaattcaaatgagtgtctatAAATTTCCAGCTAGCTGTTGTAACcttaaagagaaagaaaagggtGACaatccttggtatcaggatatattgcgatatgtaagAGATCGTAAATATCCAAAGACAGCATctgaaaatgacaaacgaacccCGAGAAGATTAGCTTGTGACTATGTTTTGACGGGATGTTACAgacaagagaaggaaagaccaagtacttttgagatgtgtcgatctTGTGGAAGCCAAGCTAATTCTAGAAGAGGTCCATGA